GCCGGTGCACATGCTCTTCCGTTGCTCGACCGTGGGCTTCTTCATGCCTTGGGCTCGAACCGGCTTTCGGCGCGGTTCTTCTTCACTTCGGTGGCGGGGAAGACGCGTCCGTTCATGGCGATATAGACGCCGGGCGGCAGCACCTGCAGCGCACCGACGGCGCACCCGAGGTTGAAAAATGCATCGGTCTGCCGGAAGCGCGCCGGCACCATCGACCCGGTGAACACAATGACCTTTCCGGGCAGGCCGGTGAGGTGCGCCGCGGTTGCGGTCATGGTGTCGGTGCCGTGGGTGATGAGGATGAGGTTTTCGGGGGCGGCGGCCACGCGGGCCCGGATCAGGGCGCGGTCCTCATCGGTCATGTGCAGGCTGTCCTTCTGCATAACCGACTCCACGACGTAGTCGAAGGTGACGTTGGCTTCCTTGAACAGCGGGCCGACCTGGGGGTCGCCGACGTTGAAGGTGCTGGCGTCGTCGAAATACACTTTGTCGATGGTGCCGCCGGCGGTGATGACTCGGATGCGCATGGGCGGGAAAATGACCACGGGCGGGGCCGGTTCAATGCGGATTGCGGGCGTGTAAAAGGTAAAACCGTTTGATTCCGGCGTGAACCAACCTAGCTTGCCGGTGTCCTAAACGGCATGAAAACCCCCGTCCTGAGCGCCGCCCTGTTTGCCCTGATGACTGCCGTGGGAGCGGGCGCCGGGGTGAGCCCCGGGGCCTCACTCGACGAGGTGCGCGCGGTCCTGG
This DNA window, taken from Oleiharenicola lentus, encodes the following:
- a CDS encoding asparaginase domain-containing protein, translating into MRIRVITAGGTIDKVYFDDASTFNVGDPQVGPLFKEANVTFDYVVESVMQKDSLHMTDEDRALIRARVAAAPENLILITHGTDTMTATAAHLTGLPGKVIVFTGSMVPARFRQTDAFFNLGCAVGALQVLPPGVYIAMNGRVFPATEVKKNRAESRFEPKA